A DNA window from Pseudomonas resinovorans NBRC 106553 contains the following coding sequences:
- a CDS encoding MarR family winged helix-turn-helix transcriptional regulator, with translation MHTDSQLNLARYVPALLTFLANKLATGASQCYRKHFGIGVVEWRMLSMLAVENGITANRICQVIGLDKSAVSRSLQTLEAAGHVSSQVDPQDARRNTVSLTASGYELHGRVLKVALERERRLLSGLSAEEVDTLIELLGRLHSQVNNVNDYDPAND, from the coding sequence ATGCACACCGATTCGCAACTGAACCTCGCCCGCTACGTTCCCGCGCTGCTCACCTTCCTCGCCAACAAGCTCGCCACAGGGGCCTCGCAGTGCTATCGCAAGCACTTCGGAATCGGCGTGGTGGAGTGGCGGATGCTGTCCATGCTGGCCGTCGAGAACGGCATCACGGCCAACCGCATCTGCCAGGTGATCGGCCTGGACAAGAGCGCGGTCAGCCGCTCGCTGCAGACACTGGAAGCCGCCGGACATGTCAGCAGCCAGGTGGACCCGCAGGACGCCCGACGCAATACCGTGAGCCTTACCGCCAGTGGGTATGAGCTGCATGGCCGAGTGCTGAAGGTCGCGCTCGAACGCGAGCGTCGGTTGCTGAGTGGCTTGTCGGCCGAGGAAGTGGACACGCTGATCGAGCTCCTGGGACGCCTGCATTCCCAGGTCAACAATGTGAACGACTACGACCCCGCCAACGACTGA
- a CDS encoding DUF1329 domain-containing protein, producing the protein MTIPFTLKTFCLALVGAAALSLQPALAASVDDLGKSLTPLGAERAGNADGSIPAWDGGYTKVDPSFKEGGKRGDPFAADKPLFTITAKNLDQYADKLSDGVKAMFKRYPETYRIDVYPTRRSAAAPQWVYDNTLKNAQNAKLVDSSAGPVPEGAFGGIPFPVPKNGAEAMWNHLLNWRGTSVAMDFRHYLMTADGAQVLTTDGKAVQEMPYYYQDGSAATFEGDYWLFRLLNVGPPLRAGEQIMGRTNLNGDKSQAHVYLTGQRRVRKLPNACCDTPTPATAGVMSFDELSVFQGRMDRFDWKLVGKQEMYIPYNTNKAQTAAKPEDLFDKHHLNPDYVRWELHRVWVVEADLAPGKRHQLPKGRYYLDEDTWQALLGDRWDANGQLAKTLWSLPAVMPDLPAVAQLSSGFYDLVSGAWFIQNLYAGKDQQYGVVDRYKPAEFSPAAMAGRGVR; encoded by the coding sequence ATGACTATCCCGTTCACTCTCAAGACCTTCTGCCTGGCCCTGGTCGGCGCCGCCGCGCTGAGCCTGCAACCGGCCCTGGCGGCTTCCGTCGACGACCTCGGCAAGAGCCTGACCCCGCTGGGCGCCGAGCGCGCCGGCAACGCCGACGGCAGCATCCCGGCCTGGGATGGCGGCTACACCAAGGTGGACCCGTCGTTCAAGGAAGGCGGCAAGCGCGGCGATCCCTTCGCCGCCGACAAGCCGCTGTTCACCATCACCGCGAAGAACCTGGACCAGTACGCCGACAAGCTCAGCGATGGTGTCAAGGCCATGTTCAAGCGTTACCCCGAGACCTACCGCATCGACGTCTACCCGACCCGCCGCAGTGCCGCGGCGCCGCAATGGGTCTACGACAACACCCTGAAGAACGCGCAGAACGCGAAGCTGGTGGACAGCAGCGCCGGCCCGGTACCGGAAGGAGCCTTTGGCGGCATCCCGTTCCCGGTGCCGAAGAACGGCGCCGAGGCCATGTGGAACCACTTGCTGAACTGGCGCGGTACTTCGGTGGCGATGGATTTCCGCCACTACCTGATGACCGCCGACGGCGCACAGGTGCTGACCACCGACGGCAAGGCCGTGCAGGAGATGCCCTACTACTACCAGGACGGCAGCGCCGCCACTTTCGAGGGCGACTACTGGCTGTTCCGCCTGCTCAACGTCGGACCGCCGCTGCGCGCCGGCGAACAGATCATGGGGCGCACCAACCTCAACGGCGACAAGTCCCAGGCCCACGTCTACCTGACCGGCCAGCGCCGCGTGCGCAAGCTGCCTAACGCCTGCTGCGACACACCGACGCCGGCCACCGCCGGAGTGATGTCCTTCGACGAGCTGAGCGTGTTCCAGGGCCGCATGGACCGCTTCGACTGGAAGCTGGTGGGCAAGCAGGAGATGTACATCCCCTACAACACCAACAAGGCGCAGACCGCCGCCAAGCCCGAGGACCTGTTCGACAAGCACCACTTGAACCCCGACTACGTGCGCTGGGAACTGCACCGCGTGTGGGTGGTGGAAGCCGATCTCGCCCCTGGCAAGCGTCACCAGTTGCCCAAGGGCCGCTACTACCTCGACGAGGACACCTGGCAAGCGCTGCTCGGCGACCGCTGGGACGCCAATGGCCAACTGGCCAAGACCCTCTGGTCGCTGCCCGCCGTGATGCCCGACCTGCCCGCCGTGGCCCAGCTGTCCTCGGGCTTCTACGACCTGGTCTCCGGTGCCTGGTTCATCCAGAACCTCTACGCCGGCAAGGACCAGCAGTACGGCGTGGTCGATCGCTACAAGCCGGCGGAGTTCTCCCCGGCGGCGATGGCCGGACGCGGCGTGCGTTGA
- a CDS encoding DUF1302 domain-containing protein — protein sequence MAIRYSAASRCAPFTLTLAAVLVCGAPSIHAFEIQTGNPDLSLRWDNTLKYSSAWRLKDQSSKLSEGQVALNQDDGDRAFDKGLISNRLDILSELDIGYRDFGARVSGAAWYDTEYQKDNDNDDPTRANARSVAYNEFTDDTRHLHGGDGEILDAFVYWNGSLADRATSVRLGRHGLIWGESLFFGANGIAGGMAPVDVVKAISVPNTQFKEITRPVNQLSTTYQLTDDVSLGAFYQFEWEETRLPAAGSYFSVSDVLGEGAERLIVGAPFPDFLGGNPSSPAAFFHGNDKEAKSSGQGGLQLRYSAETVEYGLYAIQYHDKTPKLYLKPSATGPNFATGEVGQFYWVYPEDIRALGASFATTVEEFSFAGEASMRWNMPLVSNGQTVLPGVAADNDNNPLYAVGRTAHVNLNVLASLGPSFISNEASLVGEIAWNRLLNVTKNQAALDPGATDDGVGIKLVYSPTYRQVFPGVDLSVPVGISYFPMGKSAVVSSFGPDNGGDFNIGVSATYLDRVTLGLTYTHFYGSEDTNLDSVSHFTFKQSLKDRDYLAFSVKTTF from the coding sequence ATGGCTATACGCTATAGCGCCGCATCGCGGTGTGCGCCGTTCACCCTGACGCTCGCCGCGGTTTTGGTATGCGGTGCCCCCTCCATCCACGCCTTCGAGATCCAGACCGGCAATCCGGACCTGAGTCTGCGCTGGGACAACACGCTCAAGTACAGCTCCGCCTGGCGCCTGAAGGACCAGAGCAGCAAGCTCAGCGAAGGGCAGGTCGCCCTGAACCAGGACGACGGCGACCGCGCCTTCGACAAGGGGCTGATCTCCAACCGTCTCGACATCCTCTCCGAACTGGACATCGGCTACCGCGATTTCGGTGCCCGCGTCAGCGGCGCCGCCTGGTACGACACCGAATACCAGAAGGACAACGACAACGACGACCCGACCCGCGCCAACGCACGCTCGGTGGCCTACAACGAGTTCACCGACGATACCCGGCACCTGCATGGCGGCGACGGCGAGATTCTCGACGCCTTCGTCTACTGGAACGGCTCCCTGGCCGACAGGGCCACTTCGGTACGCCTGGGCCGCCACGGCCTGATCTGGGGCGAGAGCCTGTTCTTCGGCGCCAACGGCATCGCTGGCGGCATGGCCCCGGTGGATGTGGTCAAGGCCATCTCCGTGCCGAACACCCAGTTCAAGGAGATCACCCGTCCGGTCAACCAACTGTCCACCACCTACCAACTGACCGACGACGTCTCCCTCGGCGCCTTCTACCAGTTCGAGTGGGAGGAGACCCGCCTGCCCGCTGCCGGCAGCTACTTCTCGGTCAGCGATGTGCTGGGCGAAGGGGCCGAACGCCTGATCGTCGGCGCGCCTTTCCCGGACTTCCTGGGGGGCAACCCGAGTAGCCCGGCGGCCTTCTTCCATGGCAACGACAAGGAAGCCAAGAGCTCGGGGCAGGGTGGCCTGCAGCTGCGCTACAGCGCGGAAACCGTCGAATACGGCCTCTACGCCATCCAGTACCACGACAAGACGCCCAAGCTGTACCTCAAGCCCAGCGCCACCGGGCCGAACTTCGCCACCGGCGAGGTAGGCCAGTTCTACTGGGTCTACCCGGAGGACATCCGTGCACTGGGTGCGAGCTTCGCCACCACGGTGGAGGAGTTCAGCTTCGCCGGTGAAGCCTCCATGCGCTGGAACATGCCGCTGGTTTCCAACGGCCAGACCGTGCTGCCCGGCGTAGCCGCCGACAACGACAACAACCCGCTCTACGCGGTGGGCCGCACCGCCCACGTCAACCTGAACGTGCTCGCCTCGCTCGGCCCGTCGTTCATTTCCAACGAGGCCAGTCTGGTGGGCGAGATCGCCTGGAACCGCCTGCTCAACGTCACCAAGAACCAGGCGGCGCTGGACCCTGGCGCTACCGACGACGGCGTCGGCATCAAGCTGGTCTACAGCCCGACCTATCGCCAGGTGTTCCCCGGCGTCGACCTCAGCGTGCCGGTGGGCATCAGCTACTTCCCCATGGGCAAGTCGGCGGTGGTCAGCAGCTTCGGACCGGACAACGGCGGCGACTTCAACATCGGCGTCAGCGCCACCTATCTCGACCGGGTCACCCTGGGCCTGACCTACACGCACTTCTACGGCTCGGAAGACACCAACCTCGACTCCGTATCGCACTTCACCTTCAAGCAGTCGCTGAAGGACCGGGACTACCTGGCCTTCTCCGTGAAAACCACCTTCTGA
- a CDS encoding amidohydrolase family protein, whose translation MSRIHVQCKTLFTGLEDEARADQSLIIENGVFSYVGPRASAPQPLPGEAIIETGDHFVMPGLVDVHTHIIFGNAKSEEDVDIHVSPEFRALRGLFFTQHVLAAGYTSVVVPGDAGQCSIAVRNAINAGMFTGPRLAASSNVISNRQSLNDWFPSWVGTPEYFTGRLCVTREDQIAEIRRQAKDGVDIMKIAMDGPHMRPNGEHIAAFTQDETRAMVDEIHRLGKKVAVHAYGKEAVLYAAKAGVDVIFHAFFMDDACIEAILESGSHVAPTFTMLANNVEFAEDYEPSTRCGYAAMQQRVIDAGCRNLRRARDAGVPFMTGSDSGFAITPYGEWHAREIEILVDWLGFTPAEALRAATSVSARLMPANQQVGAIEVGRRADFIRVDGSPLENVAYLQERERIKGVYLGGKRMEPQVPGYDPYKVTDFNTVKWAELHTRQRAVEMGKRPASAHDAR comes from the coding sequence ATGTCCCGCATCCATGTTCAATGCAAAACACTCTTCACCGGCCTGGAGGACGAGGCGCGCGCCGATCAGTCCCTGATCATCGAGAACGGCGTCTTCAGCTACGTGGGTCCTCGTGCTAGCGCACCGCAACCGCTGCCGGGCGAAGCCATCATCGAAACAGGCGACCACTTCGTGATGCCCGGATTGGTGGATGTCCACACCCACATCATCTTCGGCAACGCCAAGAGCGAAGAGGACGTCGACATCCACGTGTCCCCCGAGTTTCGCGCCCTGCGTGGCCTGTTCTTCACCCAGCATGTCCTCGCGGCCGGTTACACCTCGGTGGTCGTTCCGGGTGACGCCGGGCAGTGCAGCATCGCCGTCCGCAACGCGATCAACGCCGGCATGTTCACCGGCCCCCGCCTTGCCGCCAGCAGCAATGTGATCTCCAACCGTCAGAGTCTCAACGACTGGTTCCCGAGCTGGGTCGGCACCCCGGAGTACTTCACCGGCCGGCTCTGCGTGACGCGCGAGGACCAGATCGCGGAGATCCGCCGTCAGGCCAAGGACGGCGTGGATATCATGAAGATCGCCATGGATGGTCCCCACATGCGGCCCAATGGCGAACACATCGCCGCCTTCACCCAGGATGAAACCAGGGCGATGGTCGACGAGATCCACCGTCTCGGGAAAAAGGTGGCGGTCCACGCCTATGGCAAGGAGGCCGTGCTTTACGCCGCGAAAGCGGGGGTCGATGTGATCTTCCACGCCTTCTTCATGGATGACGCCTGCATCGAGGCGATCCTCGAGTCCGGTAGCCATGTGGCGCCGACCTTCACCATGCTGGCGAACAACGTCGAGTTCGCCGAGGACTATGAGCCGTCGACGCGCTGCGGATACGCCGCCATGCAGCAACGGGTCATAGACGCCGGCTGCAGGAATCTACGACGTGCCCGTGATGCCGGCGTGCCCTTCATGACCGGCAGCGACAGCGGGTTCGCGATAACGCCCTACGGTGAGTGGCACGCCCGCGAGATCGAGATCCTGGTCGATTGGCTGGGGTTCACCCCTGCCGAAGCGCTGCGCGCGGCAACGTCGGTGTCCGCACGCCTGATGCCCGCGAACCAGCAGGTCGGTGCGATCGAAGTCGGAAGACGCGCCGACTTCATCCGCGTCGACGGGTCCCCGCTCGAGAACGTCGCCTACCTGCAGGAGCGCGAACGCATCAAGGGGGTGTATCTCGGCGGCAAGCGCATGGAGCCACAGGTGCCGGGCTACGACCCTTACAAGGTGACGGACTTCAACACGGTGAAATGGGCGGAGCTGCACACCCGGCAGCGAGCCGTCGAGATGGGCAAGCGCCCTGCCTCCGCCCATGACGCGCGCTGA
- a CDS encoding PDR/VanB family oxidoreductase: MLQVRVTRKTREAEGICCFELCAADGGELPPFEAGAHIDVHIAAGLTRQYSLCNHPEERHRYLIGVLDDPASRGGSRAMHEQVVQGQTLEISEPRNLFALDHQGTRHLLFAGGIGITPILAMACELSHRGADFELHYCYRSQERAAFIDLLRNSPFAGRVHLHDDSGAQAQKLDAATLLANPDAGSHLYVCGPGGFMGYILGAAEDAGWPEAQVHREFFAATPTEHGADAPFEVELASSGKVFHIPSDRSVFEVLDEAGIEIETSCEQGICGSCITRVLQGIPDHRDQFMTAAEHACNDQFTPCCSRARSPRLVLDL; the protein is encoded by the coding sequence ATGCTCCAGGTTCGTGTAACCCGAAAAACCCGAGAAGCCGAAGGCATCTGCTGCTTCGAGCTTTGCGCCGCCGATGGCGGTGAACTGCCGCCGTTCGAAGCCGGCGCCCATATCGATGTCCACATCGCTGCCGGGCTCACCCGCCAGTACTCCCTATGCAATCACCCGGAGGAGCGCCATCGTTACCTGATCGGCGTTCTCGACGACCCCGCCTCGCGCGGCGGCTCCCGGGCGATGCACGAGCAGGTGGTGCAAGGACAAACGCTCGAAATCAGCGAGCCCCGCAACCTGTTCGCCCTTGACCACCAGGGTACCCGGCACCTGCTGTTCGCCGGTGGCATCGGCATCACGCCGATCCTGGCGATGGCCTGTGAGCTGTCCCACCGGGGAGCGGACTTCGAGCTGCATTATTGCTATCGCTCGCAGGAGCGCGCGGCATTCATCGATCTGCTGCGGAACTCACCCTTTGCCGGGCGCGTGCACCTGCACGACGACAGCGGCGCTCAGGCGCAGAAGCTGGATGCCGCCACGCTGCTGGCCAATCCCGATGCCGGCAGCCACCTCTACGTCTGCGGCCCGGGCGGGTTCATGGGCTACATCCTGGGCGCCGCGGAAGACGCTGGTTGGCCGGAGGCCCAGGTGCACCGCGAGTTCTTCGCGGCGACGCCTACCGAGCATGGCGCGGATGCCCCCTTCGAGGTCGAGCTGGCCAGCAGTGGCAAGGTCTTCCATATCCCCTCTGACCGCAGCGTGTTCGAGGTACTGGACGAGGCCGGGATCGAGATCGAGACCTCCTGCGAACAGGGCATCTGCGGCTCCTGCATCACCCGCGTCCTGCAAGGCATCCCGGATCACCGCGACCAGTTCATGACGGCGGCCGAGCACGCGTGCAACGACCAGTTCACGCCGTGCTGTTCACGGGCCCGATCGCCACGCCTGGTCCTGGACCTCTGA
- a CDS encoding YCF48-related protein — protein sequence MNRLRQVSGLLLALALPIAAPCLADAKAVGDVLESPAMQVPNAERAVFTDLARAGDRLVAVGERGLILLSDDNGQQWRQSRVPVSVGLTAVQFVDASHGWAVGHAGVVLATTDGGENWALQLDGHRAAQLELDAARRELPVAADAEAAEVRVQTAERLVQEGPDKPFLALAFSDARHGLVVGAYGLAFATYDGGVTWQSVVGRIDNPMGLHLYAVARQGAAWFLAGEQGYLARSPDGQQFQQLESPYAGTLFTLASRADGALLIAGLKGHAFLLAEGADSAEALPMMAPVSFSDAIRLDDGRVLLANQSGGLFASTSGHFAPAARPLGKPVSGVVQAADGSLVLAGFTGLSRLPQSAVSASE from the coding sequence ATGAACAGATTGCGTCAGGTGAGCGGCCTGCTGCTAGCCCTCGCCCTGCCGATCGCAGCGCCCTGTCTGGCGGATGCCAAGGCCGTCGGCGATGTCCTGGAAAGCCCCGCGATGCAGGTGCCGAATGCCGAACGCGCGGTCTTCACCGACCTCGCCCGCGCCGGCGATCGCCTGGTGGCGGTGGGCGAGCGTGGCCTGATCCTGCTGTCCGACGACAACGGCCAGCAATGGCGCCAGTCCCGGGTGCCGGTGTCGGTGGGGCTGACCGCCGTGCAGTTCGTCGACGCCAGCCATGGCTGGGCGGTCGGCCATGCCGGCGTGGTCCTGGCGACCACCGACGGCGGCGAAAACTGGGCCTTGCAGCTCGACGGCCACCGCGCCGCGCAGCTGGAACTGGATGCCGCACGCCGCGAACTGCCGGTTGCGGCGGACGCCGAAGCCGCCGAGGTGCGGGTGCAGACCGCCGAGCGTCTGGTACAGGAAGGACCGGACAAACCCTTCCTGGCCCTGGCCTTCAGCGATGCCCGCCACGGCCTGGTGGTGGGCGCCTACGGCCTGGCCTTCGCTACCTACGATGGCGGCGTCACCTGGCAATCCGTGGTGGGGCGCATCGATAACCCGATGGGACTGCACCTCTACGCCGTGGCCCGTCAGGGTGCGGCCTGGTTCCTTGCCGGCGAGCAGGGCTACCTGGCGCGCTCGCCGGATGGTCAGCAGTTCCAGCAGCTGGAAAGCCCCTACGCCGGCACCCTGTTCACCCTCGCCAGCCGCGCCGATGGCGCGCTGCTGATCGCTGGCCTCAAGGGCCATGCCTTCCTCCTCGCCGAGGGCGCCGACAGCGCAGAAGCCTTGCCGATGATGGCACCAGTGTCCTTCAGCGACGCCATCCGCCTGGATGACGGTCGCGTGCTCCTGGCCAACCAGTCCGGCGGCCTGTTCGCCAGCACCTCAGGCCACTTCGCCCCGGCGGCCAGGCCCCTGGGCAAGCCGGTTTCGGGCGTCGTCCAGGCCGCCGACGGCAGCCTGGTCCTTGCTGGTTTCACCGGCCTGTCGCGCCTGCCGCAGTCCGCCGTTTCCGCTTCGGAGTGA
- a CDS encoding aromatic ring-hydroxylating dioxygenase subunit alpha encodes MSASAAESLAHDAAPSVPRFPLDQWYVAALGWELKDQPLGRTLLNKPVVLFRTADGQVAALEDRCCHRALPLSNGTLEERGVRCGYHGLLFSADGKCLEIPGQDKLPSKAKVPAYHVREQDRIVWIWFGSEAHPQPTCEPPVYDVHSSGKYLFDGDVYHYDAPYQLIHDNLMDLSHLGYVHLHTIGGNASIHMNAQMKVEEIGDVVRVVRHMPDSVPPPTYTAAYPFKGNVDRWQEIEFHVSHLRIWTGAVDASTDAVDDPERGGFHMRGFHGVTPETDTTSHYFWTMATNPKSDPEAVKAKVIEQTILTFDEDKVVVEAQYRNMCRFEGRPLLDIHVDAGANRARRIIEQLRNSTR; translated from the coding sequence ATGAGTGCATCCGCTGCTGAATCCCTCGCCCATGACGCTGCCCCGTCCGTGCCCCGCTTCCCCCTGGACCAGTGGTACGTGGCGGCCCTGGGCTGGGAACTGAAGGACCAACCGCTGGGCCGCACCCTGCTGAACAAGCCGGTGGTGCTGTTCCGCACCGCCGATGGCCAGGTGGCGGCACTGGAAGACCGCTGCTGCCACCGGGCACTGCCGTTGTCCAATGGCACCCTGGAAGAACGTGGCGTGCGCTGCGGCTACCACGGGCTGCTGTTCAGCGCCGACGGCAAATGCCTGGAAATCCCCGGCCAGGACAAGCTGCCCAGCAAGGCCAAGGTGCCCGCCTACCACGTTCGCGAGCAGGACCGGATCGTATGGATCTGGTTCGGCAGCGAGGCGCATCCGCAGCCCACCTGCGAACCGCCGGTGTACGACGTGCACAGCAGCGGCAAGTACCTGTTCGATGGTGACGTCTACCACTACGACGCGCCCTACCAGCTCATCCACGACAACCTGATGGACCTCAGCCACCTGGGCTACGTCCACCTGCACACCATCGGCGGCAATGCCAGCATCCACATGAATGCGCAGATGAAGGTGGAAGAGATTGGCGATGTGGTGCGCGTGGTGCGCCATATGCCGGACTCGGTGCCGCCACCCACCTACACCGCCGCCTACCCGTTCAAGGGCAATGTGGACCGGTGGCAGGAAATCGAATTCCACGTCAGCCACCTGCGCATCTGGACCGGCGCGGTGGATGCGAGTACCGATGCCGTGGACGACCCCGAGCGTGGCGGTTTCCACATGCGCGGCTTCCATGGTGTGACCCCGGAAACGGACACCACCAGCCACTACTTCTGGACCATGGCCACCAACCCCAAGAGCGACCCGGAAGCGGTCAAGGCCAAGGTCATCGAGCAGACCATCCTGACCTTCGACGAGGACAAGGTCGTGGTCGAGGCCCAGTACCGGAACATGTGCCGTTTCGAAGGCCGTCCCCTGCTCGATATCCACGTCGACGCCGGCGCCAACCGCGCTCGCCGGATCATCGAACAGCTTCGCAACTCCACCCGTTGA
- a CDS encoding alcohol dehydrogenase catalytic domain-containing protein, whose translation MTGNRGVVYLGPGKVEVQKIDYPKMQDPRGKKIEHGVILKVVSTNICGSDQHMVRGRTTAQVGLVLGHEITGEVIEKGSDVENLKIGDLVKAVGFEIAYLSLDTPLHEQIAALLGEPEVDCAVDAVGFEARGHGHSGAQHEAPATVLNSLMQVTRVAGKIGIPGLYVTEDPGAVDAAAKIGALSIRFGLGWAKSHSFHTGQTPVMKYNRALMQAIMWDRINIAEVVGVQVISLDDAPRGYGEFDAGVPKKFVIDPHKTFSAA comes from the coding sequence ATGACTGGTAATCGTGGTGTCGTTTATCTGGGTCCGGGCAAGGTCGAAGTGCAGAAGATCGACTACCCGAAGATGCAGGACCCCCGCGGCAAGAAGATCGAGCACGGGGTCATCCTGAAAGTCGTTTCCACCAACATCTGCGGTTCCGACCAGCACATGGTGCGCGGCCGTACCACTGCCCAGGTCGGCCTGGTGCTCGGCCACGAGATCACCGGCGAGGTGATCGAGAAAGGCAGCGACGTGGAAAACCTGAAGATCGGCGACCTGGTTAAGGCCGTCGGGTTCGAGATCGCCTACCTGTCGCTGGACACCCCGCTGCACGAGCAGATCGCCGCCCTGCTGGGCGAGCCGGAAGTGGATTGCGCGGTCGACGCGGTGGGCTTCGAGGCCCGTGGCCACGGCCATTCCGGCGCGCAACACGAAGCGCCGGCCACCGTGCTCAACTCGCTGATGCAGGTCACCCGCGTGGCCGGCAAGATCGGTATCCCCGGCCTCTACGTCACCGAAGACCCGGGCGCGGTGGACGCCGCCGCCAAGATCGGCGCCCTGAGCATCCGCTTCGGCCTCGGCTGGGCGAAATCCCACAGCTTCCACACCGGCCAGACCCCGGTGATGAAGTACAACCGCGCGCTCATGCAAGCGATCATGTGGGACCGCATCAACATCGCCGAAGTGGTGGGTGTGCAGGTCATCAGCCTGGACGACGCGCCCCGTGGCTACGGCGAGTTCGATGCCGGCGTGCCGAAGAAATTCGTCATCGACCCGCACAAGACCTTCAGCGCCGCCTGA